Proteins from a single region of Bombus huntii isolate Logan2020A chromosome 2, iyBomHunt1.1, whole genome shotgun sequence:
- the LOC126873004 gene encoding AP-2 complex subunit alpha → MPAVRGDGMRGLAVFISDIRNCKSKEAEIKRINKELANIRSKFKGDKTLDGYQKKKYVCKLLFIFLLGHDIDFGHMEAVNLLSSNKYSEKQIGYLFISVLVNTNSDLIKLIIQSIKNDLASRNPIHVNLALQCIANIGSKEMAEAFGNEIPKLLVSGDTMDVVKQSAALCLLRLLRTAPDVVPGGEWTSRIVHLLNDQHLGVVTAAASLIDALVKRNPDEYKGCVSLAVSRLSRIVTSSYTDLQDYTYYFVPAPWLSVKLLRLLQNYTPPAEDPGVRGRLNECLETILNKAQEPPKSKKVQHSNAKNAVLFEAISLIIHNDSELPLSVRACNQLGQFLSNRETNLRYLALESMCHLATSELSHEAVKKHQEVVILSMKMEKDVSVRQQAVDLLYAMCDKSNAEEIVQEMLNYLETADYSIREEMVLKVAILAEKYATDYTWYVDVILNLIRIAGDYVSEEVWYRVIQIVINRDDVQGYAAKTVFEALQAPACHENMVKVGGYILGEFGNLIAGDQRSSPAVQFQLLHSKYHLCSPMTRALLLSTYIKFVNLFPEMRSQIQDVFRQHSNLRSADAELQQRASEYLQLSIIASSDVLATVLEEMPAFPERESSILAVLKRKKPGRVPENEIRESKSPAPNANHHAEAPANATGTVNNTSADLLSLSTPPSSQPTSNTGVLLDVLGDIYNMPNKVATNGAQNTYNPKKFVCKNNGVLFENDLIQIGVKSEFRQNLGRVGLFYGNKTQYALHSFQPQLSWPEENQQKLAVQVKPVDPVLEAGAQIQQMINAECIDDYSDAPSMIISFIYNNVPQKITMKLPLTINKFFEPTEMNGESFFARWKNLGGANQQRSQKIFKAQQPMDLAQVRTKLQGFGMQLLDGIDPNPDNFVCAGIVHMRAQQVGCLLRLEPNKQAQMFRLTVRSSKESMSVEICDLLVDQF, encoded by the exons ATGCCGGCTGTGAGAGGAGATGGCATGCGTGGGCTGGCTGTATTCATTTCTGATATTAGAAATT GTAAAAGCAAAGAGGcggaaataaaaagaataaacaaAGAATTGGCAAATATTCGTAGTAAATTTAAAGGAGATAAGACACTTGACGGTtatcaaaaaaagaaatatgtttgcaagctcctttttattttcttgctTGGTCATGACATTGACTTTGGACATATGGAGGCTGTTAATCTACTTTCGTCTAACAAATATTCAGAAAAACAAATT GGCTACCTTTTCATATCAGTTTTAGTAAATACAAACAGTGATctcattaaattaataattcaaagtATAAAGAATGATCTTGCATCACGAAATCCCATTCATGTAAACCTTGCATTGCAATGTATTGCTAATATTGGTAGTAAAGAAATGGCAGAGGCATTTGGCAATGAAATACCAAAACTACTCGTTTCCGG agataCTATGGATGTTGTGAAACAAAGTGCGGCACTGTGTTTATTACGGTTATTGCGTACTGCACCGGATGTTGTTCCTGGTGGAGAATGGACCTCGCGCATAGTTCACCTTTTAAATGACCAACATCTCGGTGTTGTTACCGCAGCTGCATCTTTAATAGATGCTCTTGTAAAAAGAAATCCGGACGAATACAAAGGATGCGTTAGTTTAGCAGTTTCAAGATTGAGCAGG ATCGTGACATCGAGCTACACAGACCTACAGGATTATACGTATTACTTTGTGCCAGCGCCATGGCTCTCTGTTAAACTTTTACGATTACTACAGAATTACACCCCACCTG CTGAAGATCCAGGTGTAAGGGGTAGATTAAATGAATGTTTAGAAACTATATTAAACAAAGCTCAAGAACCGCCAAAATCAAAGAAGGTGCAGCACTCGAATGCTAAGAACGCTGTGTTATTCGAGGCCATTAGTTTAATTATTCATAACGACAGTGAACTGCCTTTATCGGTTCGAGCGTGCAATCAACTCGGTCAGTTTCTATCCAATCGTGAAACTAATCTTCGTTACTTAGCACTGGAATCCATGTGCCATTTGGCTACATCAGAGCTTTCACACGAAGCCGTGAAGAAACATCAAGAAGTCGTCATTCTTTCTATGAAAATGGAAAAGGACGTATCTGTTAGACAACAGGCTGTTGATCTTCTGTATGCTATGTGTGATAAAAGCAATGCGGAAGAAATAGTACAAGAAATGTTAAACTACCTCGAAACTGCTGACTATTCTATTAGAGAAGAAATGGTTCTTAAAGTCGCGATTCTAGCCGAAAAATATGCTACCGATTATACTTGGTACGTTGACGTTATTCTAAATCTCATTAGGATAGCTGGTGATTATGTTTCGGAAGAAGTATGGTACAGAGTTATCCAGATTGTTATCAATAGAGATGACGTGCAAGGATACGCAGCAAAGACTGTTTTCGAG GCCTTACAAGCACCAGCTTGCCACGAAAATATGGTTAAAGTTGGTGGTTACATACTTGGGGAGTTTGGAAATCTCATTGCTGGTGATCAGCGCTCTTCTCCAGCTgttcaatttcaattattaCATTCCAAA TATCACTTGTGTTCTCCAATGACCCGAGCGTTGCTACTTTCAACCTATATCAAATTTGTTAATCTGTTTCCTGAAATGAGAAGTCAAATTCAAGATGTTTTTAGACAACACAGTAACTTACGCAGCGCCGATGCAGAATTACAACAAAGAGCTTCAGAGTATCTTCAGCTAAGCATTATCGCCTCTAGCGATGTTTTG GCTACAGTATTAGAAGAAATGCCAGCATTCCCAGAAAGAGAATCTTCTATTCTCGCCGttttgaaaaggaaaaagcCAGGACGAGTTCCCGAGAATGAGATTAGAGAAAGTAAAAGTCCTGCACCAAATGCTAATCATCACGCGGAAGCGCCCGCCAATGCCACAGGAACTGTTAATAATACATCGGCAGATTTATTAAGTCTTTCTACACCGCCGTCTTCTCAACCAACTAGCAATACAGGAGTTTTACTTGATGTACTAGgtgatatttataatatgcCAAACAAAGTTGCTACTAATGGTGCCCAAAACACGTATAATCCCAAAAA ATTCGTGTGTAAGAATAACGGCGTATTGTTTGAAAATGACTTAATTCAAATCGGAGTAAAGTCAGAATTCAGACAAAACTTGGGACGCGTCGGTCTTTTTTACGGAAACAAAACTCAGTACGCTCTTCACAGCTTTCAACCTCAACTATCTTGGCCCGAggaaaatcaacaaaaattaGCTGTACAAGTAAAGCCCGTCGATCCCGTGCTAGAAGCTGGTGCTCAAATACAACAAATGATTAATGCAGAGTGTATCGACGACTACAGTG ATGCACCAAGCATGATCATTTcctttatttataataatgtgCCACAAAAGATAACAATGAAGTTACCATTAACGATCAACAAATTCTTCGAGCCTACAGAAATGAATGGAGAATCATTCTTTGCACGGTGGAAAAATCTTGGAGG AGCCAATCAACAACGTTCacagaaaatttttaaagCACAACAGCCGATGGATCTTGCGCAAGTGCGCACGAAACTGCAAGGATTTGGAATGCAATTACTCGATGGTATCGATCCGAATCCTGATAATTTTGTCTGTGCAGGAATAGTACATATGAGGGCACAACAAGTAGGATGTCTCTTACGTTTAGAACCTAATAAACAAGCGCAG ATGTTCCGTTTGACAGTACGTTCGAGTAAGGAATCGATGTCGGTAGAGATCTGTGACCTGCTGGTGGACCAATTTTAG